In the Phaeobacter gallaeciensis genome, one interval contains:
- the mce gene encoding methylmalonyl-CoA epimerase: MIGRLNHVAIAVPDLEAASAQYRDALGAKVGAPQDEPDHGVTVVFIELPNTKIELLYPLGDDSPINGFLEKNPAGGIHHVCYEVEDILAARDHLKAQGARVLGSGEPKIGAHGKPVLFLHPKDFNGCLVELEQV; the protein is encoded by the coding sequence ATGATCGGTCGTTTGAACCATGTCGCGATTGCCGTGCCCGACCTTGAGGCGGCCTCGGCTCAGTACCGTGATGCGTTGGGCGCCAAGGTCGGCGCACCGCAGGATGAGCCCGATCATGGTGTCACAGTTGTCTTCATAGAGCTGCCCAACACCAAGATTGAGCTGCTTTACCCGCTGGGGGATGACTCGCCCATCAATGGCTTCCTGGAAAAGAACCCCGCTGGTGGCATTCACCACGTCTGCTACGAGGTTGAGGACATTCTGGCTGCGCGGGATCACCTGAAGGCGCAGGGCGCGCGGGTTCTGGGCTCTGGCGAGCCGAAGATCGGTGCCCATGGCAAGCCAGTTCTTTTCCTGCACCCCAAAGATTTCAACGGCTGCCTGGTGGAACTGGAGCAGGTTTGA
- a CDS encoding DUF1467 family protein, with translation MGITSGLVLYAVIWFMTFLIVIPIRLETQGDKGEIVPGTHAGAPENHYLKQKAVITTIAAFVIWAIVAGIILSGVISVNDFDWFDRLPDPK, from the coding sequence ATGGGAATTACATCGGGACTGGTGCTTTATGCGGTGATCTGGTTCATGACCTTCCTGATCGTCATTCCGATCCGGCTTGAGACACAAGGTGACAAGGGGGAGATCGTGCCCGGCACCCATGCCGGCGCGCCCGAAAACCATTATCTGAAGCAAAAGGCGGTGATCACCACCATCGCGGCCTTCGTGATCTGGGCCATCGTGGCAGGAATAATCCTGTCCGGAGTGATCAGCGTGAATGATTTCGACTGGTTCGACCGGCTGCCCGATCCAAAATAG
- a CDS encoding EI24 domain-containing protein, which translates to MIFDAFFKSLAQTGDPRFRRVLFLGVGLTFALLIATYVLFFFLVQWLVGPQVTLPLFGEVTWLDDILSFGSILLMMGLSVFLMVPVASAITSMFLDQVAQAVEDKHFPQLPPASDPTIVEALRDTVNFLGVLIAANLLALVLYLMFPPIAMFIFWGLNGFFLGREYFTLAAARRIGMPEARKMRRKHMGTIWIAGTLMAMPLSVPLVNLVIPILGAATFTHIFHSLWRRV; encoded by the coding sequence ATGATCTTTGACGCCTTTTTCAAGTCCCTGGCCCAGACCGGCGATCCGCGCTTTCGCAGGGTTCTTTTTCTGGGTGTCGGGCTGACCTTTGCGCTGCTGATCGCCACATATGTGCTGTTCTTCTTTCTGGTGCAGTGGCTGGTCGGCCCGCAGGTCACACTGCCCCTGTTCGGGGAGGTGACATGGCTGGACGATATCCTGTCCTTCGGGTCGATCCTTCTGATGATGGGGCTGTCGGTCTTTCTGATGGTCCCGGTCGCTTCGGCCATCACTTCGATGTTTCTGGATCAGGTGGCACAGGCGGTTGAGGACAAGCATTTCCCTCAGCTCCCCCCTGCCTCTGATCCAACGATCGTGGAGGCGCTGCGCGACACGGTCAATTTCCTTGGCGTGCTGATCGCCGCGAACCTGCTGGCGCTGGTGCTTTATCTGATGTTCCCGCCCATCGCGATGTTCATTTTCTGGGGGCTGAACGGGTTCTTTCTGGGCCGGGAATACTTCACCCTGGCCGCCGCCAGACGCATCGGAATGCCCGAGGCCCGCAAGATGCGGCGCAAGCACATGGGAACCATTTGGATCGCAGGCACGTTGATGGCGATGCCGCTGTCAGTGCCGCTGGTGAACCTGGTGATCCCGATCCTGGGCGCGGCCACCTTCACCCATATATTCCACAGCCTGTGGCGCAGGGTCTGA
- a CDS encoding nitroreductase family protein codes for MPEQNAAALDFLLNRRSRPAKTLVAPVPSRDELQVLLTAAARTPDHGKLEPWRFIVIEKPAMGRLAELTTAAGERLGKSPEDIAKGRSQFELGQLAVAVIEVQTDSPKIPAIEQTYSAGAVCLALLNAALAAGWGANWLSGWVSHDRQFCEEALSLAPHERIAGFIHIATEGTKPPERPRPDLERITSWIST; via the coding sequence ATGCCCGAACAGAATGCTGCCGCCCTTGATTTCCTTCTGAACCGCCGCTCCCGCCCCGCGAAGACGTTGGTCGCACCGGTCCCCAGCCGGGACGAGTTGCAGGTTCTGCTGACCGCCGCCGCCCGCACGCCCGATCACGGCAAGCTGGAGCCCTGGCGCTTCATCGTCATCGAAAAACCCGCCATGGGACGGCTTGCAGAGCTGACCACAGCCGCAGGTGAGCGGCTGGGAAAATCGCCCGAGGATATCGCCAAGGGGCGCAGCCAGTTCGAGCTTGGCCAACTGGCCGTCGCGGTGATTGAGGTGCAGACCGACAGCCCCAAGATCCCGGCCATCGAACAAACCTATTCCGCGGGCGCTGTCTGCCTTGCGCTGCTCAATGCGGCGCTGGCGGCCGGATGGGGGGCGAATTGGCTCTCAGGCTGGGTTAGCCACGACCGCCAGTTCTGCGAAGAGGCCTTGTCGCTGGCGCCGCACGAACGCATCGCCGGCTTCATCCATATTGCCACCGAAGGTACCAAGCCGCCGGAACGCCCGCGCCCGGATCTGGAGCGCATCACCAGCTGGATCAGCACATGA
- a CDS encoding DUF167 domain-containing protein: MGKPKKKDLPDLADLAVAGLEIQVRATPKAARNAITRTEAGLKVSVTVAPENGKANAAVADLLARAMGVAPSALELRRGATSRDKVFVYRGS; the protein is encoded by the coding sequence ATGGGAAAACCAAAGAAGAAAGATCTACCGGACCTTGCGGACCTGGCCGTTGCGGGGCTGGAGATCCAGGTGCGGGCCACGCCAAAGGCGGCGCGCAACGCGATCACCCGGACCGAGGCGGGGCTGAAGGTCTCGGTCACCGTGGCGCCGGAAAACGGCAAGGCCAATGCCGCAGTCGCGGATTTACTGGCCCGGGCCATGGGCGTTGCGCCCTCTGCTCTGGAGCTGCGCCGGGGCGCCACATCACGGGACAAGGTTTTCGTCTATCGCGGCTCATGA
- a CDS encoding M48 family metalloprotease, giving the protein MRSILKTVSLCALSVLSACGVPGAPPLGGGAVAPATSGARVSGLSPAEARPTFATVASRVEPVAERTCRTQTSGMNCDYLIRIDPDAKAPPNAYQSLSQSGRPVITFTRSMLGQIANADELAFVMSHEAAHHIRAHLARQQQNAVAGSVLLAGLATLAGGSAADISNAQDLGAIVGARGYSKEFELEADQLGTIITHQAGYRPSVGVQFFYRLPDPGDKFLGSHPANPDRVRVVQQTITRYGLN; this is encoded by the coding sequence ATGCGCTCCATTCTGAAAACAGTCTCGCTTTGCGCACTCAGTGTTTTGAGCGCCTGCGGCGTTCCCGGTGCCCCGCCGCTCGGTGGCGGAGCGGTTGCTCCGGCAACATCCGGGGCGCGGGTGTCTGGTCTTTCGCCAGCCGAAGCTCGGCCAACCTTTGCCACCGTCGCCAGCCGCGTTGAACCGGTGGCCGAACGCACCTGCCGGACGCAGACCAGTGGTATGAATTGCGACTATCTGATCCGGATCGATCCCGACGCCAAAGCGCCGCCGAATGCCTATCAGAGCCTGTCGCAGTCCGGCCGCCCGGTAATCACCTTCACCCGCTCTATGCTGGGACAGATCGCCAACGCGGATGAGCTGGCCTTTGTCATGTCGCACGAGGCTGCGCACCATATCCGCGCGCATCTGGCGCGCCAGCAGCAGAACGCAGTGGCGGGTTCCGTGTTGCTGGCCGGGCTTGCCACCCTTGCCGGAGGCAGCGCGGCGGATATCTCCAACGCACAGGATCTGGGCGCCATTGTCGGTGCGCGGGGATATTCCAAGGAATTCGAACTGGAGGCGGATCAGCTCGGCACCATTATCACCCACCAGGCCGGATACCGGCCCAGCGTCGGGGTGCAGTTCTTCTATCGCCTGCCGGACCCCGGCGACAAATTCCTTGGCAGCCATCCGGCCAATCCGGACCGGGTGCGCGTGGTGCAGCAGACCATCACCCGCTACGGGCTGAATTGA
- a CDS encoding YigZ family protein, with amino-acid sequence MAENSADAAPEMKKLGVVLTDRGSRYAVTGARVTSRAEVDAVLAALKTDRAYAKATHNTWAAMLPTGALKADDGESGAGMVILRMMEREGLQDHLIIVTRWYGGKKLGGDRFRRVQDAVRAYLNPA; translated from the coding sequence ATGGCGGAAAACTCTGCAGATGCAGCGCCCGAGATGAAAAAACTGGGCGTGGTCCTGACCGACCGGGGGTCACGCTATGCGGTGACCGGCGCCCGAGTTACGTCGCGCGCCGAAGTCGACGCGGTGCTGGCGGCACTGAAAACCGACCGCGCCTACGCCAAGGCCACCCATAACACCTGGGCGGCGATGCTGCCGACGGGCGCGCTCAAGGCCGACGACGGAGAGAGCGGCGCCGGAATGGTGATCTTGCGGATGATGGAGCGGGAAGGGCTGCAAGATCATCTGATCATCGTCACCCGCTGGTATGGCGGCAAGAAACTGGGCGGCGACCGCTTTCGCCGGGTTCAGGACGCGGTGCGTGCCTATCTGAACCCCGCCTAG
- a CDS encoding DUF6455 family protein: MKDKAKLKTHAALFDEMGQAVGLDLQEEAIAGRLNFDEIAEAVLRCTRCAHPETCQKWLHSPARADEAADTPDYCRNRDLLGYLREPVA, from the coding sequence ATCAAGGATAAAGCTAAACTGAAGACGCACGCGGCCCTTTTTGATGAAATGGGGCAGGCGGTTGGGCTGGATCTTCAGGAAGAGGCCATCGCCGGGCGGCTGAATTTCGATGAAATCGCCGAAGCGGTGCTGCGCTGCACCCGCTGCGCCCATCCGGAGACCTGCCAGAAGTGGTTGCATTCACCCGCGCGTGCAGATGAGGCGGCTGACACTCCGGATTACTGCCGCAACCGCGATCTGCTGGGATATCTGCGCGAACCGGTCGCCTGA
- a CDS encoding DUF6455 family protein has protein sequence MHPLGDALYHLRLLGLMGKTTEADLVEAFEAGRISSEDWADMVNRCRACEGIETCERWLAAHDKAEEAPGCCKNAKVLLRLRAEKEKAEA, from the coding sequence ATGCATCCATTGGGGGACGCGCTGTATCACCTGAGGCTTCTGGGGCTAATGGGCAAAACCACCGAGGCCGATCTGGTCGAGGCCTTTGAGGCAGGCCGCATCAGTTCCGAGGACTGGGCGGATATGGTCAACCGCTGCCGGGCCTGCGAGGGTATCGAGACTTGCGAACGCTGGCTCGCTGCCCATGACAAAGCTGAAGAGGCACCCGGCTGCTGCAAGAATGCCAAGGTCCTGCTGCGCCTGCGGGCCGAGAAGGAAAAAGCAGAGGCCTGA
- the rimO gene encoding 30S ribosomal protein S12 methylthiotransferase RimO has translation MTSNPPDLRPDLAPKAQFGDAPRKDQPTLGMVSLGCPKALVDSERILTRLRAEGYGISADYAGADAVIVNTCGFLDSAKAESLDAIGEALKENGKVIVTGCLGAEPDYIREHHPRILAVTGPHQYEQVLDAVHAAVPPAPDPFVDLLPATGVSLTPRHFSYLKISEGCNHKCKFCIIPDMRGRLASRPAHAVLREAEKLVDAGVRELLVISQDTSAYGLDRKYDVNPWKEGEIRSHITDLSRALGQLAPASDLWVRLHYVYPYPHVRELIPLMADPDNALLPYLDIPFQHAHPDVLKRMARPAAAAKTLDEIRAWREICPEITLRSTFIVGYPGETEAEFQHLLDWMDEAQLDRVGCFKYENVDGARSNDLPDHVAEEVKQERWERFMEKAQAISEAKLAAKVGQTMQVIVDDIDEDGIATCRTKADAPEIDGNLFIDEGTEGLKVGDLVTVEVDEAGEYDLWGALVAGW, from the coding sequence ATGACCAGCAATCCGCCAGACCTCCGCCCCGACCTCGCCCCGAAAGCCCAGTTCGGTGATGCCCCGCGTAAAGACCAGCCGACCCTTGGCATGGTGTCGCTCGGCTGCCCCAAGGCGTTGGTGGACAGTGAGCGCATCCTGACCCGGCTGCGCGCCGAAGGATACGGCATCTCTGCCGATTACGCGGGCGCCGATGCGGTGATCGTCAATACCTGCGGGTTCCTCGACAGTGCCAAGGCCGAAAGTCTGGACGCCATCGGTGAGGCGCTGAAGGAAAATGGCAAGGTTATCGTCACCGGCTGCCTTGGCGCCGAGCCGGACTATATCCGCGAACATCATCCGCGCATTCTGGCCGTCACCGGTCCACACCAGTATGAACAGGTGCTGGATGCCGTACACGCCGCGGTGCCGCCTGCGCCCGATCCCTTTGTCGATCTGCTGCCCGCCACCGGCGTCAGCCTGACGCCCCGGCACTTCAGCTATCTGAAGATTTCGGAAGGCTGCAATCACAAGTGCAAGTTCTGCATCATCCCGGACATGCGCGGGCGGCTGGCCTCGCGCCCCGCCCACGCCGTGCTGCGCGAGGCGGAAAAGCTGGTCGATGCAGGCGTGCGCGAACTTCTGGTGATCAGTCAGGATACCTCGGCCTATGGGCTCGACCGCAAATACGATGTGAACCCTTGGAAAGAGGGCGAGATACGCAGCCATATCACCGATCTGTCGCGGGCGCTGGGGCAGTTGGCACCTGCATCGGACCTTTGGGTGCGGCTGCATTATGTCTATCCGTATCCGCACGTGCGCGAGTTGATCCCGTTGATGGCGGACCCGGACAACGCGCTTCTGCCCTATCTAGACATCCCCTTTCAGCACGCCCACCCGGATGTGCTGAAACGCATGGCACGCCCCGCAGCGGCGGCGAAAACGCTGGACGAAATCCGCGCCTGGCGCGAGATCTGCCCGGAGATCACCCTGCGCTCCACCTTCATCGTCGGCTACCCCGGCGAGACGGAGGCGGAGTTCCAGCATCTTCTCGACTGGATGGATGAGGCGCAACTCGACCGGGTTGGCTGTTTCAAATACGAAAACGTCGACGGCGCGCGCTCCAACGATCTGCCGGATCACGTGGCCGAAGAGGTGAAGCAGGAGCGCTGGGAACGCTTCATGGAAAAGGCGCAGGCGATTTCCGAGGCTAAGCTGGCAGCCAAGGTCGGCCAGACCATGCAAGTCATCGTGGATGACATCGACGAAGACGGCATCGCCACCTGCCGCACCAAGGCCGACGCGCCCGAGATCGACGGCAATCTGTTCATCGACGAGGGCACCGAAGGCCTGAAGGTGGGCGATCTGGTCACCGTCGAAGTTGACGAGGCCGGGGAATATGACCTTTGGGGGGCACTGGTCGCTGGCTGGTAA
- a CDS encoding AsmA family protein, translating into MRLIIRVLSAILLTLAVLIGLVFMLPGEKIAALAAQQLEAQTGRKLEFQGEVGFSLWPVLGVRTEGVTLSNADWAGPEPMLRAARMSIGIAPADLLRGKVRVTEVTALLPHLNLSTRADGTGNWVMSREGTPGADADATPQEGSDLAVQIEKLTLTGASLRYAPHGGTPVEMKAIDLALSWPDPGGTVDMEMTLRPVEAPVQVKAEIGTFSEFLTGRVSSVGGTVSGPGGVLMFDGRAGIDGAGSGRVTLKTTDSAGFIAALGGGEVSLPKGLGQAAVVGADATYTPDGRLALRDLSLDLDGNTLQGAADLVMADVPEVTAQLSAGALSFPGLDSPVESSGSGAGSAPDGWPKEQIDASALSAFNGTAVLTFQSLSAAGYNLGESKLTFTLDRARAVLKAQPATMFGGQVTGQVVANNRNGLSVGGKLSFNDIQLEQALGQTAGYDRLHGAALGEIEYLGVGNSVDAIMRSLSGKGWLEAGKGFFTGFDLEDLMRSGSGNGGSTVFEQLTGSYTIANGNLQNNDLLVIIKGLRAEGAGRIGLGARDLDYRFTPTLQGADGGAGLSIPVAITGPWSAPKIRPDLKSALQPQIDEIEQEAKDRVREKLSEELETEIAPEQDLNEVIKDRIEQEAKDQLLRLLQGN; encoded by the coding sequence ATGCGGCTGATCATTCGGGTTCTTTCGGCAATATTGCTGACGCTTGCCGTGTTGATCGGGCTGGTCTTCATGCTGCCGGGAGAGAAGATCGCGGCGCTGGCGGCGCAGCAGCTGGAGGCGCAGACCGGCCGCAAGCTGGAGTTTCAGGGCGAGGTGGGCTTCAGCCTCTGGCCGGTGCTGGGCGTGCGGACCGAAGGCGTGACCCTGTCAAATGCCGATTGGGCGGGACCCGAGCCGATGCTGCGCGCGGCGCGGATGTCCATCGGGATTGCCCCCGCCGATCTGCTGCGCGGCAAGGTGCGGGTGACCGAAGTCACCGCCTTGCTGCCACATCTGAACTTGTCGACCCGCGCTGATGGTACCGGGAACTGGGTGATGTCACGCGAGGGGACCCCGGGTGCGGACGCAGACGCCACCCCGCAAGAGGGCAGCGATCTGGCGGTTCAGATCGAAAAGCTGACCCTGACCGGGGCCTCGCTGCGCTATGCGCCGCATGGAGGCACGCCGGTTGAGATGAAGGCCATCGATCTGGCGCTCAGCTGGCCGGATCCCGGCGGCACCGTGGATATGGAGATGACGTTGCGCCCGGTCGAGGCGCCGGTTCAGGTGAAGGCAGAGATCGGCACATTTTCGGAATTCCTCACCGGGCGGGTGTCTTCGGTCGGGGGGACTGTCAGCGGGCCCGGCGGCGTGCTGATGTTCGACGGCCGGGCCGGGATCGATGGGGCAGGATCGGGGCGGGTGACGCTGAAAACCACGGATAGCGCCGGTTTCATCGCGGCGCTGGGCGGTGGCGAGGTCTCTCTCCCCAAGGGGCTCGGGCAGGCTGCTGTGGTCGGCGCCGATGCCACCTATACGCCGGATGGGCGTCTGGCGCTGCGCGATCTGTCACTGGATCTGGATGGCAACACCCTGCAGGGGGCTGCGGATCTTGTCATGGCGGATGTGCCCGAGGTGACGGCGCAGCTGTCGGCTGGTGCGCTGTCCTTTCCGGGGCTGGACTCGCCCGTCGAGAGCAGTGGATCGGGCGCGGGCAGTGCGCCCGATGGTTGGCCAAAGGAGCAGATTGATGCCTCGGCCCTGTCAGCCTTCAACGGCACCGCTGTCCTGACCTTCCAGAGCCTTTCGGCGGCGGGGTATAACCTTGGCGAAAGCAAGCTGACATTCACTCTGGACCGCGCCCGCGCGGTGCTGAAGGCCCAGCCTGCCACCATGTTCGGCGGGCAGGTGACCGGGCAGGTCGTGGCCAACAACCGCAACGGCCTGTCGGTGGGCGGCAAGCTGTCCTTCAACGATATCCAGCTGGAACAGGCGCTTGGGCAGACGGCGGGCTATGACCGCTTGCATGGCGCCGCGCTGGGGGAGATCGAATACCTGGGTGTTGGCAATTCGGTGGATGCGATCATGCGCTCGCTCAGCGGCAAGGGCTGGCTCGAGGCTGGCAAAGGCTTTTTCACCGGTTTCGACCTTGAGGACCTGATGCGCTCCGGCTCGGGCAATGGCGGCAGCACGGTGTTCGAACAGTTGACTGGCAGCTACACGATCGCAAACGGCAACCTGCAGAACAACGATCTATTGGTCATCATCAAGGGGCTCAGGGCCGAAGGTGCAGGCCGGATCGGTCTGGGCGCGCGGGATCTGGATTACCGTTTCACGCCCACACTGCAGGGAGCGGATGGCGGCGCCGGGCTGTCGATCCCGGTTGCCATCACCGGACCGTGGAGCGCGCCAAAGATCCGGCCCGATCTGAAATCCGCCCTGCAGCCGCAGATCGACGAGATCGAGCAGGAGGCCAAGGACCGCGTGCGCGAAAAGCTGAGCGAGGAGCTGGAGACCGAGATCGCGCCGGAGCAGGACCTGAACGAGGTGATCAAGGACCGGATTGAGCAGGAAGCCAAGGACCAGCTGCTGCGGCTGTTGCAGGGAAACTGA
- a CDS encoding phosphomannomutase/phosphoglucomutase: protein MTKPISPVTPNTWSFLRDPMITPTGFREYDARWKYPEEINLPGMTALGLGLGTQIHKRGIEPVIAVGNDYRDYSLAIKQALILGLMQAGIRVKDIGPAVSPMAYFAQFHLDVPAVAMVTASHNPNGWTGVKMGFERPLTHGPDEMAELRDIVLNGEGVARDGGSYEFVDGVKEAYLDDLVGDFKMTRKLKVVCATGNGTASAFGPELFERIGVEVVPSHNELDYTFPNYNPNPEAMEMLHDMSDSVKASGADFALGFDGDGDRCGVVDDEGEEIFADKVGVIMARDLSKIYPNATFVADVKSTGLFASDPELQKNGVKADYWKTGHSHMKRRVKEIGALAGFEKSGHYFLAEPVGRGYDCGMRVAVEICKLMDRNPDMKMSDLRKALPKTWSTPTMSPYCADTEKYDVLERLVAKLVAKAEAGEKIAGRAIKEVVTVNGARVILDNGSWGLVRASSNTPNLVVVCESSDSEEELRAIFADIDAVIRTEPLVGDYDQTI, encoded by the coding sequence ATGACTAAACCGATCTCCCCCGTCACCCCGAACACCTGGTCCTTCCTGCGCGATCCGATGATCACGCCGACCGGTTTTCGCGAATATGACGCCCGCTGGAAATACCCCGAGGAAATCAACCTGCCCGGCATGACGGCCCTTGGCCTTGGCCTTGGCACCCAGATCCACAAACGCGGGATTGAGCCGGTGATCGCGGTCGGCAATGACTACCGCGACTATTCGCTGGCGATCAAGCAGGCGTTGATCCTGGGCCTGATGCAGGCCGGCATCCGCGTCAAGGACATCGGCCCGGCGGTCTCTCCCATGGCCTATTTCGCGCAGTTCCATCTGGATGTTCCTGCCGTCGCCATGGTCACCGCCAGTCACAACCCGAACGGCTGGACCGGCGTCAAGATGGGTTTTGAGCGCCCGCTGACCCACGGCCCGGATGAAATGGCCGAGCTGCGTGATATCGTCCTCAATGGCGAAGGCGTGGCCCGCGATGGCGGTTCGTATGAATTCGTCGATGGCGTCAAGGAAGCCTACCTCGATGATCTGGTCGGCGACTTCAAGATGACCCGCAAGCTGAAGGTGGTCTGCGCCACCGGCAACGGCACCGCCTCGGCCTTTGGCCCCGAGCTGTTCGAGCGGATCGGCGTCGAGGTGGTCCCCAGCCACAACGAGCTGGACTACACCTTCCCCAACTACAACCCCAACCCCGAAGCCATGGAAATGCTGCACGACATGTCCGACAGCGTCAAAGCCTCGGGTGCGGATTTCGCGCTCGGATTTGATGGCGATGGCGACCGCTGCGGCGTGGTGGATGACGAAGGCGAAGAGATCTTTGCCGACAAGGTTGGCGTCATCATGGCGCGGGACCTCAGCAAGATCTATCCGAACGCGACCTTTGTCGCTGATGTGAAATCCACCGGCCTTTTTGCCTCGGACCCCGAGCTGCAGAAAAACGGCGTCAAAGCCGATTACTGGAAGACTGGCCACAGCCACATGAAACGGCGCGTGAAGGAAATCGGCGCGCTGGCGGGGTTTGAAAAATCCGGCCACTACTTCCTCGCCGAACCGGTGGGTCGCGGCTATGACTGCGGCATGCGCGTGGCGGTCGAGATCTGCAAACTGATGGACCGCAACCCGGACATGAAGATGTCGGATCTCCGCAAGGCGCTGCCCAAGACTTGGTCGACCCCGACCATGTCCCCCTATTGCGCCGATACCGAGAAATACGACGTATTGGAGCGCCTTGTTGCTAAACTGGTGGCCAAGGCTGAGGCTGGGGAGAAAATCGCAGGCCGCGCCATCAAGGAAGTCGTCACCGTCAATGGCGCCCGCGTGATCCTGGACAATGGATCCTGGGGGCTGGTGCGCGCCTCCTCCAACACGCCGAACCTAGTGGTGGTTTGCGAAAGCAGCGACAGCGAAGAAGAGCTGCGCGCGATCTTTGCCGATATCGATGCGGTGATCCGCACCGAACCGCTGGTCGGGGACTACGATCAGACGATCTGA
- the kdsA gene encoding 3-deoxy-8-phosphooctulonate synthase, translated as MKHIKIAGLTIGNDCPLTVIAGPCQLETADHARMIAGKMKEACAAAGAQYVFKASYDKANRTSLSGKRGLGLDEGLKVLSDIRREFDVPVLTDVHTEEQCAVAAEAVDILQIPAFLCRQTDMLLAAGKTGKAVNIKKGQFLAPWDMANVVAKVESTGNENILLTERGASFGYNALVADMRSLPIMAQTGYPVVMDATHAVQQPGGQGGSSGGKREFAPVMARAAVSLGIGAVFIETHEDPDSAPSDGPNMIYLDQMPKLIETLMAFDQLAKANPISI; from the coding sequence ATGAAACACATCAAAATCGCCGGGCTGACGATCGGTAATGACTGTCCTCTGACAGTGATTGCCGGTCCTTGCCAGCTGGAAACCGCCGACCACGCCCGCATGATCGCAGGCAAAATGAAAGAGGCCTGCGCGGCCGCCGGGGCGCAATATGTGTTCAAGGCCTCCTACGACAAGGCCAACCGGACCTCTTTGTCCGGCAAGCGCGGCCTTGGTCTTGACGAGGGGCTGAAGGTTCTCAGCGATATCCGCCGTGAATTCGACGTGCCCGTGCTGACCGATGTGCACACCGAGGAACAATGCGCCGTAGCCGCCGAAGCCGTGGATATCCTGCAGATCCCCGCCTTCCTGTGCCGCCAGACCGATATGCTGCTGGCAGCGGGCAAGACCGGCAAGGCCGTCAACATCAAGAAGGGGCAGTTTCTGGCGCCCTGGGACATGGCCAATGTGGTGGCCAAGGTGGAAAGCACCGGCAATGAGAACATCCTGCTGACTGAACGGGGCGCCTCCTTTGGCTACAACGCGCTGGTGGCGGATATGCGCTCGCTACCGATCATGGCGCAGACCGGCTATCCCGTGGTGATGGATGCCACCCACGCGGTGCAGCAACCCGGTGGACAGGGCGGCTCTTCGGGTGGCAAGCGTGAATTCGCGCCTGTCATGGCCCGGGCTGCCGTTTCCCTGGGCATCGGTGCGGTTTTCATCGAGACCCACGAAGATCCCGATAGCGCCCCCTCGGATGGCCCCAATATGATCTATCTCGACCAGATGCCGAAACTGATCGAGACGTTGATGGCCTTTGACCAGCTCGCCAAGGCAAACCCGATTTCGATTTGA